One window from the genome of Antechinus flavipes isolate AdamAnt ecotype Samford, QLD, Australia chromosome X, AdamAnt_v2, whole genome shotgun sequence encodes:
- the SLC7A3 gene encoding cationic amino acid transporter 3, with translation MIGRALSRFGKMLIRRRVLEPGLGESRFARCLSTLDLVALGVGSTLGAGVYVLAGEVAKEKAGPAIVICFLVAAMASVLAGLCYAEFGARVPRAGSAYLYSYVAVGELWAFTTGWNLILSYVIGTASVARAWSSAFDNLIGNHISLTLRGSVSLHVPRILAEYPDFFALGLVLLLTGLLALGASESALVTKVFTGVNLVVLGFIIVAGFIKGDIHNWQLTEKDYQLAASTPNGNRSIGSLGSGGFMPFGVGGILRGAATCFYAFVGFDCIATTGEEAKDPQRSIPVGIVVSLLVCFVAYFGVSSALTLMMPYYLLRPESPLPEAFHFVGWAPARYLVAVGSLCALSTSLLGSMFPMPRVIYAMAEDGLLFRAFARVHSRTHTPLVATIASGIIAALMAFLFELSDLVDLMSIGTLLAYSLVAVCVLILRYQPDELVQPKVDQAVELQWPQEDKEEPESENEALTFRRLLCPSHSTPTQLSGHIVYATVSILAVVITVLCVVLAHWSEELLAGKLTWVTLSTLLLVLVFVSTAIIWKQPQSQSHLHFKVPAVPLLPLLSIFVNVYLMMQMKAGTWARFGVWMLLGFAIYFTYGIRHSLEGQNASASPPPPPIAPKTRNVISPSAPSI, from the exons ATGATTGGCCGGGCTCTGAGTCGCTTTGGGAAGATGCTTATCCGGAGAAGGGTGCTGGAGCCGGGCTTGGGGGAGAGTCGCTTTGCCCGCTGCCTGAGCACCCTGGATCTGGTAGCTCTGGGTGTGGGCAGCACCTTGGGTGCAGGGGTCTACGTGCTGGCCGGTGAGGTGGCTAAGGAGAAGGCCGGGCCGGCCATCGTCATCTGCTTTCTGGTGGCCGCCATGGCCTCCGTGCTGGCTGGGCTCTGCTATGCTGAGTTTGGGGCCCGGGTCCCCCGGGCTGGCTCAGCTTATCTTTACAGTTATGTCGCTGTTGGGGAGCTGTGGGCCTTTACCACTGGCTGGAACCTCATCCTTTCCTATGTCATCG GTACGGCCAGTGTGGCCAGGGCCTGGAGCTCTGCTTTTGACAACCTGATTGGGAACCACATTTCACTGACCCTCCGGGGAAGCGTCTCTCTGCATGTGCCACGGATCTTGGCAGAGTACCCAGACTTCTTTGCTCTTGGCCTTGTGCTGCTGCTCACTg GGTTGCTGGCCCTGGGAGCCAGTGAGTCAGCTTTGGTGACCAAGGTGTTCACAGGTGTGAACCTGGTGGTTCTGGGCTTCATCATTGTTGCTGGTTTCATCAAGGGTGACATCCACAACTGGCAGCTCACCGAAAAAGACTATCAACTGGCTGCTTCTACACCTAACGGCAATCGCAG CATCGGAAGTTTGGGCTCTGGGGGCTTCATGCCTTTTGGTGTAGGAGGCATCCTCCGTGGGGCAGCCACCTGCTTCTACGCATTTGTTGGTTTTGACTGCATCGCCACTACTG GGGAGGAGGCAAAGGATCCTCAGCGTTCCATTCCTGTGGGCATCGTAGTCTCACTGTTGGTCTGCTTCGTGGCCTATTTTGGTGTTTCTTCTGCTCTTACTCTCATGATGCCATATTACCTGCTGCGACCCGAGAGCCCTTTGCCAGAGGCCTTTCATTTTGTGGGATGGGCTCCTGCCCGATACCTCGTGGCAGTTGGGTCCCTTTGTGCTCTTTCCACCAG CCTTCTGGGCTCCATGTTCCCCATGCCTCGAGTGATCTATGCCATGGCAGAGGATGGCCTTCTGTTTCGGGCTTTCGCACGAGTGCACTCCCGGACACACACCCCACTCGTGGCCACCATCGCCTCGGGCATCATCGCAG ccCTGATGGCCTTTCTTTTTGAGCTCTCCGATCTCGTGGACCTCATGTCAATCGGGACGCTGCTCGCCTATTCCCTGGTGGCCGTGTGTGTTCTCATCCTCAG gtACCAGCCTGATGAACTAGTGCAGCCAAAGGTGGATCAGGCTGTGGAACTGCAGTGGCCACAGGAGGATAAGGAGGAACCAGAGTCTGAGAATGAAGCCCTGACCTTTCGGAGGCTCCTCTGCCCATCCCACTCTACACCCACCCAGCTCTCCGGCCATATCGTCTATGCAACTGTGTCGATTCTTG CTGTGGTGATTACAGTCCTGTGCGTGGTGTTGGCTCACTGGTCAGAGGAGCTGTTGGCTGGGAAGCTTACCTGGGTTACTCTGAGCACCCTGCTCCTGGTGCTAGTCTTCGTGAGTACTGCAATCATTTGGAAGCAGCCTCAGAGCCAGTCTCATCTGCATTTCAAG GTGCCCGCAGTACCTCTCCTCCCACTGCTGAGCATCTTTGTCAATGTTTATCTCATGATGCAAATGAAGGCTGGCACCTGGGCCCGGTTTGGGGTCTGGATGCTGCTTG GATTTGCCATCTACTTCACCTACGGGATCCGGCACAGTCTGGAGGGTCAGAATGCCTCAGCGTCCCCGCCTCCACCTCCAATCGCACCCAAAACTAGGAATGTCATCAGCCCTAGTGCTCCTTCTATCTGA